One genomic segment of Peribacillus sp. FSL H8-0477 includes these proteins:
- a CDS encoding acylphosphatase, with amino-acid sequence MIKRYIITITGSVQGVGYRTFTAVQAIELGIRGNVRNNIDGTVQVIIETEETACQSLLTKLRNGPRFSKVNKLECSVEEASGEFTNFTIY; translated from the coding sequence ATGATAAAAAGGTATATCATAACGATTACCGGTTCTGTACAAGGTGTAGGTTATCGAACGTTTACTGCTGTCCAAGCGATCGAATTAGGAATAAGAGGAAATGTTCGTAATAATATCGACGGAACTGTACAAGTAATCATTGAGACAGAAGAAACGGCATGTCAATCCCTTTTAACAAAGCTGAGGAATGGTCCACGGTTTTCAAAAGTTAATAAGCTGGAATGCAGCGTCGAGGAAGCCTCAGGAGAATTCACTAATTTCACTATATACTGA
- the mreBH gene encoding rod-share determining protein MreBH yields MFSTTEIGIDLGTANTLVYSKNKGIVFNEPSVVAIDLNTKQVMAVGTDAKEMIGKTPGNIVAIRPLKDGVIADYDVTAQMLKQIMKKASKQLGFAIRKPTVVVCTPSGSTSVERRAIEDAVKSCGAKHVHLIEEPVAAAIGADLPVEEPVANVIIDIGGGTTEVAIISYGGVVSCHSIRIGGDQLDEDIVQYVRKKYNLLIGERTAEQIKIEIGYAMIDHPTMTMDIRGRDLVTGLPKNISITSVEIQEALRESLFHILEAIRATLEDCPPELSGDIVDQGVVLSGGGALLNGMQDWLSQEIVVPVHVAPHPLESVAIGTGMSLQVIQKLQKATR; encoded by the coding sequence ATGTTTTCGACTACAGAAATAGGCATTGATTTGGGTACAGCTAATACATTAGTGTACAGCAAGAATAAAGGAATTGTATTTAATGAACCTTCAGTTGTAGCTATAGACTTGAATACAAAGCAAGTAATGGCAGTAGGAACAGATGCTAAAGAAATGATCGGTAAAACACCGGGAAATATTGTCGCGATTCGCCCATTAAAAGATGGTGTTATCGCGGATTATGATGTAACGGCACAGATGCTAAAGCAAATCATGAAAAAAGCGAGTAAACAGCTTGGTTTTGCCATCAGAAAACCTACAGTAGTGGTTTGTACACCTTCAGGATCAACTTCGGTTGAAAGAAGAGCGATTGAGGATGCTGTTAAAAGCTGCGGAGCTAAGCATGTCCATTTAATTGAAGAACCCGTAGCTGCAGCAATCGGTGCTGATTTACCCGTAGAAGAACCAGTAGCTAATGTAATTATTGATATTGGCGGTGGTACCACTGAAGTGGCCATCATCTCCTATGGTGGAGTTGTTTCGTGCCATTCGATCCGAATTGGCGGCGATCAGCTGGATGAGGATATAGTTCAATATGTAAGAAAAAAATACAATCTATTAATCGGCGAACGGACTGCCGAACAAATTAAGATAGAGATTGGCTACGCAATGATTGATCACCCTACCATGACGATGGATATTCGTGGACGGGATTTAGTAACAGGATTACCAAAAAACATTTCGATTACTTCGGTAGAAATACAAGAAGCACTCCGCGAATCATTGTTTCACATCCTAGAAGCAATCCGGGCCACATTAGAGGATTGTCCTCCAGAGTTAAGCGGCGATATTGTCGATCAGGGGGTTGTGCTATCCGGTGGAGGCGCATTGCTGAATGGGATGCAGGACTGGCTTAGTCAAGAGATTGTTGTCCCTGTCCATGTTGCTCCGCATCCATTAGAATCTGTGGCTATTGGAACAGGTATGTCTCTTCAAGTTATACAGAAATTACAAAAAGCTACAAGATAA
- a CDS encoding cation:proton antiporter: MDHLVFEVGTALLLVALAAIISGKLKFSIIPFLIVIGMLVGPHAPTIGVIDLRFIHSEEIISFLGRIGVLFLLFYLGLEFSMKKLIKSGKSIVTGGTIYIAINFTIGVLYGWVAGFDLKEILIIAGIISISSSAIVAKVLVDLKRTGNNETELILGIIMFEDIFLAVYLSIVSGLVLGDNATLLGSLTSILIALGYMLLFFVIARKAAPLLNKLLNISSDEIFIIVIFASLFFIAGFSETIHVAEAIGALLLGLVFSETEHSDRIEKMVVPFRDFFGAIFFFSFGLSIDPFELGGALWLTLGAVALTIIGNFVAGMIAGRQANLSHKASVNIGLTIVSRGEFSIIVANIGIAGGLAPILTPFSALYVLILAILGPIMTKESKHIYTFLNKIFKWNTPKIKKQSEKGLS, encoded by the coding sequence TTGGACCATTTAGTTTTCGAAGTTGGTACGGCCCTTTTACTTGTAGCACTTGCTGCAATTATTTCAGGTAAATTAAAATTCTCGATTATCCCATTTCTCATTGTCATTGGAATGCTCGTCGGTCCCCATGCTCCGACAATTGGCGTTATTGATTTACGCTTTATCCACAGCGAAGAAATCATTTCCTTCCTTGGGAGAATTGGTGTTCTATTTCTCTTGTTTTATCTAGGCCTTGAATTTTCGATGAAAAAACTTATTAAATCTGGGAAATCCATTGTTACTGGCGGAACGATTTATATAGCCATCAACTTTACGATTGGTGTTTTATATGGATGGGTTGCTGGTTTTGACCTTAAGGAAATCCTTATCATCGCCGGAATTATCTCCATTTCCTCAAGTGCAATTGTTGCCAAAGTGCTTGTAGACCTTAAAAGGACCGGTAACAATGAAACCGAATTAATTCTCGGCATTATTATGTTCGAAGATATCTTCTTAGCCGTGTACCTCTCCATCGTATCTGGTTTAGTACTGGGAGATAATGCTACCTTACTCGGTTCACTAACTTCAATCCTTATAGCCCTCGGGTATATGCTATTATTTTTCGTTATCGCACGAAAAGCTGCCCCATTATTAAATAAATTATTAAATATATCCTCCGATGAAATCTTCATTATCGTGATTTTTGCATCGCTATTCTTTATAGCTGGTTTTTCAGAAACCATTCACGTTGCCGAAGCAATCGGTGCATTACTACTAGGTCTCGTTTTTTCTGAGACTGAGCATAGTGACCGAATTGAAAAAATGGTTGTTCCCTTCCGTGATTTCTTTGGAGCGATTTTCTTTTTCAGCTTTGGTCTAAGTATTGATCCATTTGAGCTGGGCGGCGCATTATGGCTAACGCTTGGAGCTGTGGCACTAACCATAATCGGAAACTTCGTTGCCGGGATGATTGCTGGACGTCAAGCGAATTTATCTCATAAGGCATCAGTCAATATTGGCTTAACCATTGTTTCTCGTGGAGAATTTTCTATCATTGTAGCTAACATAGGTATTGCAGGCGGTTTAGCACCTATTTTGACTCCTTTCTCTGCTTTGTATGTCCTAATTTTAGCCATTCTTGGTCCAATAATGACCAAAGAATCTAAACACATTTACACATTTCTAAATAAGATATTTAAATGGAATACCCCAAAAATTAAAAAACAATCTGAAAAAGGATTGTCATAA
- a CDS encoding YihY/virulence factor BrkB family protein: protein MLKSLFAFGKELNQEIKEDRATGLAAEQAYYYMLSLFPLLILLLSILPYLQIEPQKAIEFINNFLPSESTEVLEENIVTIVSERNGGLLTIGILGTIWSASNGMNAFIHAMNIAFDVEETRNFIKARLISIVLTLVLIFAFIVVLVLPVFGSTIINMIEYVVPLSESFESLINLLRWVVALAVLVIVLTTLYRFAPNKQYPFKQVIPGAVSATIIWLAISLGFSFYVSNFGNYSATYGSLGGVIILMLWLYLTGLTLVIGGEINALLHKRYLAATQPKDRTHQKPVNSKDRRLHT from the coding sequence ATGTTAAAGAGTTTATTCGCTTTTGGAAAAGAACTTAATCAAGAAATAAAAGAAGATCGAGCAACCGGATTAGCGGCTGAACAAGCCTACTACTATATGCTGTCACTGTTTCCATTATTAATCCTTTTACTTTCCATTCTCCCCTATCTACAAATAGAACCTCAAAAAGCCATCGAATTCATCAATAATTTCCTTCCTTCTGAAAGTACAGAAGTATTAGAGGAAAATATCGTTACGATAGTTAGTGAGCGTAATGGCGGCCTGTTAACTATAGGTATACTGGGTACAATTTGGTCTGCCTCCAACGGGATGAATGCCTTCATCCATGCAATGAATATTGCTTTTGATGTTGAAGAAACACGAAACTTCATTAAAGCGCGCCTGATTTCAATCGTCTTAACACTCGTACTAATTTTTGCTTTTATCGTCGTACTTGTTCTGCCTGTATTCGGCAGCACCATCATTAATATGATTGAATACGTTGTCCCACTTTCAGAAAGCTTCGAAAGCCTTATTAATCTATTACGCTGGGTAGTCGCTTTAGCTGTTCTCGTTATTGTGTTAACTACTCTATATCGATTTGCTCCGAATAAGCAATATCCATTTAAGCAAGTAATACCAGGTGCCGTTTCTGCAACTATAATCTGGCTCGCAATTTCTTTAGGGTTCTCATTTTATGTCAGCAATTTTGGCAACTACTCTGCCACCTATGGAAGTCTTGGGGGAGTCATCATCTTAATGCTTTGGCTGTACCTTACCGGACTTACCCTCGTTATTGGCGGGGAGATTAATGCCTTACTCCATAAAAGGTATCTTGCTGCAACACAGCCTAAAGACCGAACGCATCAAAAGCCTGTAAACTCAAAGGACCGCAGACTTCATACGTAA
- a CDS encoding cation:proton antiporter regulatory subunit: protein MRIRESELPGIGQKFEVITRNDEKMVIVIHDDGRRELYHFDSDHDEIVSSVTFNDQESRQIASILGGMVYKPQALETIEMALGNLVIEWYKVEPGAKAINQTIGDIDIRSNYNVTVIAHTKKDTKNLVNPGPDTIIEAGDTLVISGGRTDIKNLIKELLSNEGGE, encoded by the coding sequence ATGAGAATAAGAGAAAGTGAACTTCCAGGAATAGGTCAGAAATTCGAAGTTATTACTAGAAACGATGAAAAAATGGTCATTGTCATCCATGACGATGGTCGCAGAGAACTTTATCATTTTGACAGTGACCATGATGAAATTGTCTCAAGTGTTACGTTTAATGATCAAGAATCTCGTCAAATCGCCAGCATTCTTGGTGGAATGGTTTATAAGCCTCAAGCCCTTGAAACAATTGAAATGGCCCTTGGGAACTTAGTTATCGAATGGTATAAAGTGGAGCCAGGTGCAAAAGCGATTAATCAAACAATTGGAGATATCGATATACGCAGCAATTATAACGTAACTGTTATCGCTCATACGAAGAAAGATACCAAAAATCTCGTTAATCCAGGCCCTGATACCATTATTGAGGCAGGAGATACACTTGTTATTTCTGGAGGAAGGACTGACATTAAGAACTTAATCAAAGAATTGCTATCAAATGAAGGGGGTGAGTAA
- a CDS encoding thioredoxin family protein, with protein sequence MTTLNDWFDKGLTRETYIEDMTTNKESLLAVYNQFNLTSKDKEWLATIKPKQLRAIILTADWCNDAMVNLPIFMKLAEEADIETRYLIRDENLELMDQYLTNGTARSIPIIIFINDAGEEVTKWGPRAPEVQGFADELRSSLPAKDDPGYEAAMNAFIQSMKSRFTSDKDLWQHIKTDLIQTLQQTL encoded by the coding sequence ATGACTACATTAAATGATTGGTTTGACAAAGGGTTAACAAGGGAAACTTATATTGAGGATATGACTACCAATAAAGAGTCATTGCTAGCCGTTTATAATCAGTTTAACCTTACGAGTAAAGACAAGGAGTGGCTGGCAACAATTAAACCCAAACAGCTTCGAGCTATTATTCTGACTGCTGATTGGTGTAATGATGCCATGGTAAACTTGCCAATCTTCATGAAACTTGCTGAAGAAGCTGACATTGAAACACGATATTTAATACGCGATGAAAATTTAGAACTTATGGATCAATATTTAACGAATGGGACAGCTCGGTCCATACCAATTATTATCTTTATTAATGATGCTGGTGAAGAAGTGACAAAATGGGGCCCGCGTGCACCAGAAGTTCAAGGATTTGCTGATGAACTTCGAAGTTCATTGCCTGCAAAAGATGACCCTGGTTATGAAGCAGCTATGAATGCATTTATACAATCGATGAAATCCCGCTTTACTTCGGATAAAGATCTTTGGCAGCATATTAAAACCGATTTAATTCAGACACTTCAACAAACTTTATGA
- a CDS encoding YesL family protein, whose protein sequence is MKKAPWIIGSCEWIWRVILVNWCWFVFTILGLGILGFFPASVALFAIIRKWIRKETDFPVLKTFKQVYFQEWKRSNVIGFVFYGIGLFLFIDIRIVHQMMTGFMAVFLSIFLYIIVCVLLLTVGYFFAIYAHYELPNKGYIKQAFLFALTSFPSTILIVIGFILIGYMINEYPGLILFVFAVAPAFWMMRVCLSRFTALDSEVS, encoded by the coding sequence ATGAAAAAAGCACCATGGATTATTGGTTCTTGCGAATGGATTTGGAGAGTGATTTTAGTTAATTGGTGCTGGTTTGTTTTTACAATCCTGGGATTGGGGATTTTAGGTTTTTTTCCGGCATCTGTTGCCTTGTTTGCAATCATAAGAAAGTGGATAAGAAAGGAGACAGATTTCCCCGTCCTGAAGACGTTTAAGCAGGTTTATTTTCAAGAATGGAAGAGAAGTAATGTTATTGGATTCGTTTTCTATGGCATCGGTCTTTTTCTGTTTATTGATATCAGGATAGTCCACCAAATGATGACTGGCTTTATGGCTGTTTTTCTTTCTATCTTCTTATACATTATCGTATGCGTGCTATTATTGACGGTTGGTTACTTTTTTGCAATTTATGCCCATTATGAACTGCCAAATAAGGGATACATTAAACAGGCATTTCTATTTGCGCTGACGAGTTTTCCATCCACTATTCTGATTGTAATCGGCTTTATACTGATTGGCTATATGATTAATGAATATCCAGGTCTTATTCTCTTTGTGTTTGCGGTTGCCCCTGCCTTCTGGATGATGAGGGTTTGTCTTAGCCGTTTTACTGCTCTAGATAGCGAAGTAAGCTGA
- a CDS encoding DHH family phosphoesterase, giving the protein MYQLLSHNDLDGVGCGIVAKLAFGDKVNAVYNSIAGLNYQVESFIEAGNMEEKLIITDLSVNQDNEKRITDFVAAGGQAVLIDHHKSAVHLNEHNWAEVTVVQEDGKQTSATSLLYKYLIDKELLQPSPIVDEFVELVRQYDTWEWDINKNFTAKRLNDLFFMFPQLDFEEKMLKKLTGNQTEFYFDDIEIKLLEVEESRVERYIKRKKREVYQAKIGEHIAGIVHAESYHSELGNELSKEFPHLDYIAIMMVGGKRISLRTMHDSVDVSAIAAKYDGGGHQKASGCNMTDKAFKLFVEATFYAEPLRRDAFKNRYNLKETKQGVLYKAGNDYVFIYYKEGTGWITEINQKIHSQPYADFYEAERTIKRKLQAALTRDDDYISYLTKHYSVKGQ; this is encoded by the coding sequence ATGTACCAGCTTTTATCACATAATGATTTAGATGGAGTAGGGTGTGGAATTGTAGCCAAGCTAGCTTTTGGTGACAAGGTTAATGCCGTATATAATTCAATTGCAGGACTGAATTATCAGGTTGAGTCGTTTATTGAAGCAGGAAATATGGAAGAAAAATTAATCATTACCGATTTATCAGTAAATCAAGATAATGAAAAGCGCATTACTGATTTTGTTGCAGCTGGGGGCCAGGCTGTTTTAATTGATCATCACAAGTCTGCTGTACACTTAAATGAACATAACTGGGCAGAGGTTACGGTTGTTCAGGAAGACGGTAAGCAAACCTCAGCCACTTCTTTATTATATAAATATCTGATTGATAAAGAGCTGCTGCAGCCTTCACCAATAGTAGACGAGTTTGTTGAACTGGTTCGTCAATATGACACATGGGAATGGGATATTAATAAGAATTTCACTGCTAAGCGGTTAAATGATTTATTTTTTATGTTCCCGCAGCTAGATTTTGAAGAAAAAATGTTGAAAAAGCTTACTGGCAATCAAACTGAGTTTTATTTTGATGACATTGAAATAAAACTTTTAGAGGTAGAAGAAAGCCGGGTAGAGCGTTATATCAAACGGAAAAAAAGAGAAGTGTATCAAGCGAAAATAGGCGAGCATATCGCCGGAATTGTGCATGCTGAATCTTATCATTCAGAATTAGGCAACGAGCTGTCTAAGGAATTTCCACATCTTGATTACATAGCGATTATGATGGTGGGGGGAAAACGCATCAGTCTACGCACAATGCATGATTCAGTAGATGTTTCAGCGATTGCGGCAAAATATGATGGCGGCGGACATCAAAAGGCGTCAGGATGCAATATGACAGATAAAGCATTTAAGTTATTTGTGGAAGCGACGTTTTATGCAGAGCCGCTTCGAAGAGATGCGTTCAAAAATCGTTATAATCTTAAAGAAACCAAACAAGGTGTTCTGTATAAAGCAGGAAATGACTATGTCTTTATCTATTATAAAGAGGGGACAGGTTGGATTACAGAAATCAATCAAAAGATTCACTCCCAACCCTATGCCGATTTTTATGAAGCAGAGCGTACAATCAAGCGAAAGCTTCAAGCTGCCCTGACTCGTGATGATGATTACATCAGCTACTTGACCAAACATTATTCGGTAAAAGGGCAATAA
- a CDS encoding glycoside hydrolase family 125 protein — translation MVTIPESMQKLISHVKDFFPEDAKLQRMFEQCFVNTYTTTLKKQEDGKTFVVTGDIPAMWLRDSAAQVRPYLMAAEEDKELAEILEGVIRQQFEFILHDPYANAFNESANGKGHQTDLTEMTPHIWERKYEIDSLCYPIQLAYLFWKSTGRTAFLEESFHEVMETILRVWKTEQDHEKHSSYRFNRADVRQSDTLIRNGRGGHVKPNGMTWSAFRPSDDACTYGYLVPSNMFAVTVLEYAGEISNQVLNQPTLREECLKLQREIKEGIEANAKFTHPIYGEMYVYETDGEGSVNLMDDANVPSLLAAPYLGYLSYDDQVYANTRQFLLSRDNPYYYEGKAANGIGSPHTPDHYIWHIALAMQGMTTTDEEEKQKVLSYFKNTDGGTEYMHEGFNADCPEEFTRDWFAWANTIFSEFVLSLTGKAVKGSPLYHQLMEINKSEG, via the coding sequence ATGGTAACTATTCCCGAATCAATGCAGAAGCTCATCAGTCATGTAAAGGATTTCTTTCCAGAAGACGCAAAATTGCAGCGGATGTTTGAGCAATGTTTTGTAAATACGTATACAACAACATTGAAAAAACAGGAAGATGGTAAAACATTTGTAGTTACAGGTGATATTCCTGCCATGTGGCTCCGAGACTCAGCTGCGCAGGTAAGACCTTATTTAATGGCGGCAGAAGAAGATAAAGAATTAGCAGAGATACTCGAAGGAGTGATTCGTCAACAGTTCGAATTTATACTTCACGATCCGTATGCAAATGCTTTTAATGAAAGTGCTAATGGGAAAGGTCATCAAACTGACTTAACAGAGATGACCCCTCATATTTGGGAACGGAAATATGAAATTGATTCATTGTGTTATCCAATCCAACTTGCCTACCTATTTTGGAAGTCTACAGGACGCACTGCATTCTTAGAAGAATCCTTCCATGAAGTCATGGAAACGATTCTTCGAGTATGGAAAACGGAACAGGATCATGAAAAACATTCGTCATACCGATTTAACCGTGCAGATGTTCGCCAGTCTGACACATTAATCCGTAATGGGAGAGGCGGACATGTTAAACCGAATGGGATGACATGGAGTGCCTTTCGTCCTAGTGATGATGCCTGCACCTATGGCTATCTAGTACCATCGAATATGTTTGCTGTTACAGTACTAGAATATGCAGGTGAAATCAGTAATCAAGTGCTAAACCAGCCAACATTAAGAGAAGAATGCTTGAAGCTTCAAAGAGAAATAAAAGAAGGAATTGAAGCAAATGCCAAGTTCACTCACCCAATTTACGGTGAAATGTACGTATATGAAACGGACGGAGAGGGCAGCGTCAATTTAATGGATGATGCTAATGTTCCCAGCCTGTTGGCTGCTCCTTATTTAGGATACTTGTCATATGATGATCAAGTATATGCCAATACTCGTCAATTTCTGTTAAGCAGGGATAACCCTTATTACTATGAAGGTAAAGCTGCAAATGGAATTGGAAGTCCGCACACTCCTGACCATTATATTTGGCATATTGCGCTTGCAATGCAAGGAATGACAACAACAGATGAAGAAGAAAAGCAAAAGGTTTTATCTTATTTTAAAAACACTGATGGTGGAACTGAATATATGCATGAGGGCTTTAACGCTGATTGTCCTGAAGAATTTACACGAGATTGGTTTGCGTGGGCAAATACGATATTTAGTGAATTTGTATTAAGTTTAACTGGGAAGGCGGTTAAAGGGAGCCCACTCTATCACCAGTTAATGGAGATTAATAAGAGTGAAGGATAA
- a CDS encoding beta-N-acetylhexosaminidase, giving the protein MKLYINGDLSSVESGINTLTKHLNIELSTDGHPIQVKNEKGALRAANQNGIGEITFDQPVHFFRALGLWLENYHKNSEFEVSENPNFEMSGVMLDASRNAVPTVADLEKLLLKMAVMGLNTLMLYTEDTYEVKEHPYFGYMRGRYTTEELRLCDDYANKLGIEMIPCIQTLGHLREALKWNYASDFKDTDDILLVDEPRTYEFLENCIRSVSEAFTTKRIHIGMDETFQLGLGKYLENHGYVNHIEIMNRHIQKVVAITEKYGYKPMIWSDMYFPLFSKDSKYRDEKGEIHDDILAGIPDVDLVYWNYYHKEQKVYEDTIQHHKNLGSMPIFAGGAWTWNGIVPNYGKAIATTEAAMAACKKEGVKEVFVTLWGDNGAETPFSTAYPILQLFAEHAYHQQVTKEQIVERFEFCCKGNFEDFMILKYLDETPGVMKDNMNTSMTSKVTLYQDVLIGLYDENIRGLGLSEHYSKLVFEIKQAKLRNPSWAPLFDFYEQLARVLSVKAEIGLKLKESYDKKEVEVIRSFLTKLDWIQTNVDELRQKHRSIWFTDYKPFGWEVIDIRYGGVITRIDSVKYRLNEWLDGKIDRIEELEEKRLLHDGPWEIIDGLVGGNIYHRIVTAGNFSL; this is encoded by the coding sequence ATGAAATTGTATATAAATGGAGATCTATCTTCGGTAGAAAGCGGGATAAATACTTTAACTAAGCATTTAAATATTGAACTTTCCACAGACGGTCATCCTATTCAAGTGAAAAATGAAAAAGGGGCATTAAGGGCTGCAAATCAAAATGGTATTGGGGAGATTACCTTTGATCAACCTGTACATTTTTTTCGTGCTTTAGGGTTGTGGTTGGAGAATTATCATAAAAACTCTGAATTTGAAGTATCGGAAAATCCGAACTTTGAAATGAGTGGTGTAATGCTTGATGCGTCAAGAAATGCGGTCCCAACCGTTGCTGATTTGGAAAAACTGCTGCTAAAAATGGCAGTCATGGGACTTAACACATTAATGCTTTACACAGAAGATACCTATGAAGTTAAAGAACATCCATATTTTGGATATATGCGAGGGCGGTATACAACTGAAGAGTTAAGGTTATGTGACGATTATGCTAATAAACTGGGAATTGAAATGATTCCATGCATTCAAACGTTAGGTCATCTGCGTGAAGCACTTAAGTGGAATTACGCATCAGATTTTAAGGATACCGATGATATTCTTTTGGTGGATGAGCCTAGGACTTATGAATTCTTAGAGAACTGTATCCGTTCCGTTTCTGAAGCGTTCACTACGAAACGGATTCATATAGGAATGGATGAAACATTCCAGTTAGGACTTGGAAAATATTTAGAAAACCATGGGTATGTTAATCATATCGAAATTATGAACCGACACATACAAAAGGTTGTAGCAATTACAGAAAAGTATGGCTATAAACCAATGATATGGAGTGATATGTATTTCCCTTTATTCTCAAAAGATAGTAAATACCGTGATGAAAAAGGGGAAATACATGACGATATTCTTGCTGGAATTCCAGATGTAGATCTTGTGTATTGGAATTACTATCATAAAGAGCAGAAAGTCTATGAAGATACTATCCAACACCATAAAAATCTTGGGAGCATGCCAATATTCGCTGGCGGGGCTTGGACATGGAATGGAATCGTTCCGAATTATGGCAAAGCTATTGCAACTACTGAAGCAGCTATGGCTGCATGTAAAAAGGAAGGAGTCAAGGAAGTCTTTGTAACACTCTGGGGTGATAATGGAGCGGAGACCCCTTTCTCAACAGCTTATCCGATCCTTCAATTATTTGCTGAACATGCCTATCATCAGCAAGTAACGAAGGAACAAATTGTCGAGCGATTTGAATTTTGCTGTAAAGGAAACTTTGAAGATTTTATGATTTTGAAGTACTTGGATGAAACGCCGGGTGTTATGAAAGATAATATGAATACGTCGATGACTTCAAAAGTAACATTATATCAAGATGTTTTAATTGGTTTATATGATGAGAATATCCGAGGTTTGGGACTTAGCGAACATTATAGTAAGCTAGTATTTGAAATTAAACAGGCAAAACTTCGTAATCCTAGCTGGGCACCTTTATTTGATTTTTATGAGCAACTGGCTAGAGTATTAAGCGTAAAGGCGGAAATCGGTCTTAAGCTAAAGGAGTCCTATGACAAAAAGGAAGTTGAGGTAATACGTTCATTCCTAACTAAGCTTGACTGGATTCAAACCAATGTTGACGAGCTACGTCAAAAGCACCGGTCCATTTGGTTTACAGACTATAAACCATTTGGCTGGGAAGTGATTGATATTCGTTATGGCGGTGTCATTACCAGAATTGATTCTGTAAAATACCGTCTTAATGAGTGGTTGGATGGAAAAATTGATCGAATTGAAGAGTTAGAAGAAAAACGTCTCCTTCATGATGGACCATGGGAGATTATTGACGGGTTAGTCGGTGGGAATATATATCATCGAATTGTTACTGCTGGTAATTTCTCATTATAA
- a CDS encoding tyrosine-type recombinase/integrase: protein MEYVEAFRRVEDINSIKRYLKKHSERDYTLFVIGINTGLKINEILELKCSDVLTSENTIKEHVKLKLDDEKETSVYVNAKVRIALQDYLEKVPTEDDSYLFMSPKTNKPITRQQAHRIIHQAVEAAGIEGKYGASSMRKTFGYHAYKQGVSVSLIQKHFHHGSLAETMKYLGISEEEKIKTIIDVNL from the coding sequence ATGGAATATGTAGAAGCCTTTAGGCGTGTGGAAGATATAAATTCCATAAAAAGGTATTTAAAGAAGCATTCTGAACGGGATTATACATTGTTTGTCATTGGGATTAACACCGGCTTAAAGATTAATGAAATTCTTGAATTAAAATGCTCAGATGTACTGACTTCTGAAAACACCATTAAAGAGCATGTAAAGCTAAAACTTGATGATGAGAAGGAAACTTCTGTTTATGTAAACGCAAAAGTAAGGATTGCTTTACAAGATTACCTTGAAAAAGTTCCTACTGAAGATGACTCTTATTTGTTTATGTCGCCAAAGACTAATAAACCCATCACACGACAACAAGCTCACCGAATTATCCATCAAGCTGTGGAAGCGGCTGGTATAGAAGGAAAATACGGAGCTAGCTCAATGCGAAAAACATTTGGCTATCATGCTTACAAGCAGGGTGTTTCCGTTTCATTGATTCAGAAACACTTTCATCATGGGAGTTTGGCTGAAACAATGAAGTATCTAGGCATATCAGAAGAAGAGAAAATTAAAACGATCATCGATGTGAATTTGTAA